gtagatgaaggggactggttaaagaatgatttttaagccttgagacatggattgtttgtgtgccattcaaagggtgaatgggcaatacaaaagatttaagtgcctttgaacggggtatgttagtaggtgccaatattaggaaggtgttcctaatgtttggtatatggCAGTATGACAGTCATTGTAGTTGGCTTTTGCTGTTACAATAATGTCAGATTCAGGGTGCACAACTTCACCTCAAGGTTCCTAGTAGTGTATTCTAGTTTTCAATTCATCTTGAGTGTTATGGGTAAACAGCCTGTTTGCGTCTTCTACCTTGCCAGGTCTACATTGGGTAATGTAAGGGAGAAAACCTGCAGTGCTGCTTCTCTATTATTATACCTGTGAAAAAttctttgtttgtgaaattgtgacTCCCCTTCATACAAAATGGTCTCCCCACCACCCCATTGAACTTCTAATCGATCCCTTTATGTTTAGTTTGTTTTGTCTATGTTCTGTGACCACTCTCAGCTGGCCTGAGAGATGAGCATTACtcatttgaaaacatgtttttgaccGAGAACGGACCAATGTTGTACTTTTCCCCTCTATTGTACCTTGTTTCTAACCTTTCACCATACACATTCTGTTGCAATATAGctgtttttctttctgcttgcaaGCACTTCAGTACGTGTTAAATGCTGATTAACATTTAAATCACTGTTAGTTATCTGGTCGTCATTTTGTTGACTTGTCAAATGCATGAACATTGATTTCAAATTGAAATAATACTTTTCCGTTTCCACATTGTGTTTACTTGATTTGCTGCAATTTACAGTGAATACAAATAATGGAATGAATGGTTTCCATGGACTTGTCAGTCGCTAGATGGCACTATGCGCCTATTTTAAACATTTTGGAACTCCCATTACCTTCTTATCAAGACGTGCTTGTTAACAGGACAAACAGGAAGTGCGTAAGGTTTGGGAGAGTAGTTGAAAAGTATTGTGGCTAATGTAAAAAAAATTACGTTTACTGTGCGTCGAGGAATTGCCGAGTAAATTGCATTTGTTGTAACGAGGTGGTCTATATAAATACAAGTCAACCATTGCTCCTTTTATAATTACAGTCGGATACATGTAGCCAGCCAGATTTTACGCGTCACAGAGACTACAAAGGCGTTGATTGATTGCGTGATGATGTGTGCAATAGCTCTTTCTTCTTACTAGATCATTATTTTAGGATTGGTTTAGAGTGATAGAGTAGCATAGCACCTGGTTCCAACGTATTCACGACGTGGAGTGACGATGACATTACAAGTGGGTTGCCTATCATTCAAGCAGCCGTATGCAGGATTAGTACTGGACGGTGTAAAAAGTATTGAGACACGTTGGCGCCCTCTGCTATCCACAATGGAAAACTGCACTCTAGCTATTCATATTGCGCAGAAGGACTGGGAGGCCGACCAGTGGAGAGACATCCTCACCCATACACTGGGAATGAGCCACATGCAAATAGAGGAACTTCTAGCATCCGGAGACAGATTTGGCCGTGGAGTCGTAGCAGGTAAAACAGACTTTTGCATGATTGAGCAAGTGGTGAGGACTAAAACGCAGCACATCCCATGTTTGTTTTAAACTCAATTTTCAATTGTAAAGCAGATGAATCTCCAACCCCCGTCATGTCTTGTTTTTAGGCTTGGTGGAAGTGGGGGAGACCTGGTGCTGCTCTGATAATGTGCCAGAGAAGGATCTGAGGGAGCTGGAGAAGGCAGCAGTGCACACTGGGCTCACAGAGAAACACCTCACACAGCTGTCAAACCCACGCTGGCTCAAGGAACCCCTTTATGCCAGAGGTCACAAAGACATATGGACAGTAGATATCCCAGTGCAATTACTGCCATCTGCGTAGTTGTAATAAAATAATGTATACTCATTTTGTACTGACAGGATCATCTATCAAGTTAGGGAGGCAATATATTTGTAGACTACTCGCATTCGCTTTAAGGTGCAATAAATGACCAATGGACCAAAGTATTGTCAAGGTTATTGTATATCCTGCATGTCTAAAATTCATATAGACAACATAACTTTGTTGCCATAGGCATTTATTATGAATCTAGATCTGTTTGCAGGGAGAATGGGAGGTCTGAATCATTGGAGAACTGTGGGAGGTGAATCCCTGTGGCAGGGAGGAGGTAAAAGAGGGCAAGGGTGGATATCCAGGTGGTGGTCATGTAGGTCTGGAGCTGGGCTAGACAAGCTGCTCGGGCATTCCTCTTTGAGAACTGGGTAGTCAACCAGTGCTTGGGCTGCTGTTGCTGTGTTCTTCAGCCTCCTGGCCTGAAGTGCAAAGGGTCTGGTGCCAACGATATGGCTGAAGTGCTTGGGAGTGGAGCTCTGCAGTTCAGCCCAGTCCGAGTCCCATTGCCTGTATCTGCAACGCTTGGGCTATGCTGGTGACCAGCTCTGGTCTCATTGCTGTTACCTGATTCCTCCCTCCCAATGCCTTTGACCTGCACACATCTCTTCATTGGTGACAGGAGTTGTTTGGATGCTCGGCCGGAATTCGGGATTGGAGTGGTAGTGCATAATAGAATAAAAAGTCAGTGTCAAGAAATCACATGTCCCAATTGGAGACGACCGTAACACAATTTGATATTCACGAAACGTGCCTTTGTCGTCCATGCATGGTCTTCCCAAGCCACGAAGGTGCTCAGTGAAACCTCGATACCAGGGAAAGCTCTTAAATCCAGTAGGCGTTGAGTTGGCATAGAAAACTCGTCATGCTAGACGTTTCACAGATTTTTGGATGGTTCAGTATTTTTCATTACCTCCCGTGTGAACAGCTCCTTGTCTATCAGTGCTTGCATTCCCGTCTGGCCCCATTTTCATAGATTCTATCATTTCTCTCTCTACAATGGTCCACAGTTGTTTTGAGAATGAAATGTAATAAAAATGGGCATCCACCGGGTTCATTTTTGAGTCTGAGCGGTATCTTAAGGTTTCTTGGAAATGTTTTTCTGAGACCGAATCTGGAATGCACTCTCTTCCTCTTTTAGTCCTCGACTACAGAGTGTATACCAGCCCAGAGTGTATACCAGCCCAGAGTGTATACCAGCCCAGAGTGTATACCAGCCCAGAGTGTATACCAGCCCAGAGTGTATACCAGCCCAGAGTGTATACCAGCCCAGAGTGTATACCAGCCCAGAGTGTATACCAGCCCAGAGTGTATACCAGCCCAGGGAGAGAAACGAGAACTCCAACTTTCTGCATGTTTCTTTTCCGTGGAAACTTTGGTAACCGAATTGTCACATACTTTCAAAATGAATATGCAACCTAGACATCAAGCCCTATATGTGTGGCGTTAAGGAGCAAAATTACCCGCCAAGCTTTAGAATTGTGATTTCTATGAAAATATTCTTATTCTATTGTTATAATCACAATTCAGATTGTTATAAATGGAAGGAATCAAACATTCTAGGCCATTCTTTTGTTGAAAAATAAAAGGCAACACAAGAATGATTCATTTATTTCACTATATAGAAACAATGGGTGAATGGGCAAGTAGAATTGTGTGTCTTGCCGTGTTGTAGAACTCGAGACCACATATTTGTTATATCAAGCTTCGCCGTCAGAGAACGCACATTACCTTGTTACTGAGATTGTCGAGTTCCCCTGAGGTTAGCTGGGGCCCATTGTCCGTGGTAAGGAGAGGGGTAGGCCCCACCTTGTGCTTCACCCTGGCGAAAGTCTCCAGCTCTTCCAGCACACGTGCTGGCCTTCCAGTGCGTATGTAGGTGTGCAGGGTAGACAACGTGGGATCCTGTTCCAATGCTTGCTTCAGCTCCTCCAATGAGACGGCTGATTGAAGGGAAACGTAGATTATTTGTACGAGCTGTGATTTGTTGTCGTCTGGCAAGTTGGTTGGAATAGGAGCGTCAAAGGGGCGTGTGAGGTCTGCTGTTATCCCTCCCCGGAGTGAACTTCAGCTGATAGTCATACTGTCTGAGGTGGTCGGCCCATCTGTGTAGCTGAAGTGGCTTGTGGCCAGTTCCTGATGCCGACAGTAGCGTTGTGAGGGACTGGTGGTCGGTTCTGAGCAGCCGGCAGACGGGGTCAAAGTGAGCCAAGACTGGGGCTGTTGTGAGCTGGCTCTTCAGTGAGCGAACTGTGTCTGAGCAGGCTGCCGTCCATGCCCATGGCTCGTCCTTCTTGAGGAGCTGGCGAAGGGGCGCTGTGGTCTGAGAGTAGTGGGGCAGAAACCGGATGTACTAGGCTGTCATGCCCAAGAAGGAGGCTACCTGAGAGGCTAAGGTCGGTTTTGGGATGCGGAGGACATGAGTGGGGCAATGCCTTTGGCCGACAGGCCAATTTCGACGGCTGGAGCTGCAAAGGTGCAGTTTCCACCGTTGAGGCTCACGCAGTAGAGTGACAGACTGAATACTCTGTGGGGTCGATGGTCATGGATGTGGAGGTCAGGGCCGTCGAGGATGGTGCTCATCACCTTCTGGAACCAGCTGGGGGCAGAGCTACGTTCAAAAGGCATGCGTGTGTATCTGAACACACCAGCACATGTGACAAAGGTGAGGTCTCTGCTGGCTGGGTTGAGGGCCACCTGAAGATAACGCTGATGCAGGTCGAGCTTCGTGGAGACCGTGGAGCCGTGAAATTGTGCGGTCAG
Above is a window of Oncorhynchus tshawytscha isolate Ot180627B linkage group LG30, Otsh_v2.0, whole genome shotgun sequence DNA encoding:
- the LOC112229056 gene encoding protein EOLA1 gives rise to the protein MTLQVGCLSFKQPYAGLVLDGVKSIETRWRPLLSTMENCTLAIHIAQKDWEADQWRDILTHTLGMSHMQIEELLASGDRFGRGVVAGLVEVGETWCCSDNVPEKDLRELEKAAVHTGLTEKHLTQLSNPRWLKEPLYARGHKDIWTVDIPVQLLPSA